TCGCGGTGAAGCTCGAGTTGTTGGTACGCAGTTGTTAGATCCAGAACCGTAAAAACTTTGCCTCCAGTCAGCGCTGCGAAAAGGTCCTCCATCACAGGCAACGGATAATGATCGGTTTTGATGCACGGATTCACGGGGACTTTATAATCACCACACAGTCCGACTTGATTTTCGGCTTTCCGTACTACAACCAACGGCGTTGCCCTTGTTTTTACAGGAACGAGTACCCCTGCGTTTTCCAAGCTACGAATTTCAGCTTCTACCATGTCCCGTAGCGCGTAGGGCACTTGCCTTGACTTACAGAACACTGGCAAACTGCCCTCCTTCAGCACCAGTTTTCTTGATACCCTCTTATCAGTCCCACTCCCGGCGAAAATACccaaagcagcacaatgtactgaaagtagagtgcaataggggtggacggtatgtgttgTATCAATGtcccttagtttcacgagtctgttcaaggccttccacctacccgtccacccctattgcactcgactttcagtacattgtgctgcttgggaccgtACTATACTTCTTTGCGAGATGCTTCACCTTATCTTCCGCATCAATGCTGAAAACGTCAGACCAGTTCCAAGATAACCTTTCCAGCCAATCACGCCCGAGTAAACATGGTTTTCTTCCGGGCACTACAATCACGGGAAGAGTCTTCTGTCCTTCGTACTCAACTAAGACGTCCATCTTCCCGGTTACGTGAAGCGGTGTTCCACCATAAGTCTTAAACCTCTTAGTGCAAGGCTGTAACGCGTTGCGTAGTCCTAGACTTGAACAGACATCCTCCGAAATAATTGATACTGCTGCTCCCGTATCGATTTGCATTTGGACTGGCTTACTTTCAATACGGACTTCTACCACGTACGGTTGTCTTGCAGTACGGCTGTCCTTGACATTGAATAAAGTTAATTCCTCCTCGTCTAGGCTGTGCATGCACCTTTCTTTCCGGAATTCTTCTGTTACATCTTCTCGCCAGGTGCCCGATGCGTTTACACTTATGGCACTTGAACTTGCGGTATGGACATGTAACGGGTTCATGGTCTGATCCGCATCGATAGCAGCTCCCCTTAACTGAAGTTTATCTTTTCACTCACCGTTGCAGTCTTTTTCGAAGATTTCTTGACGGCGTTGACCGCTTCGTTGCTCGATGCCCCAGCAGCCGCGGGCTGGAACACTTTAGACTCCTCCTCGGCGAGTTCCACACTTTTAGCAAAGTCGCATGCTGAAGTGAACTTTAGGTCCCGGTTCTTCAGAAGTCCGGCTTGTATTCCTGGATTTTTCAAGCCTGCAACGAATCTATCTCTCAGTGAATCATCCAAAAACGCACCGAAGTCACATTTCGCTGCCAGGTGTTTCAACTCCACGGCGAAGGTAGAAACACTTTCACCTTCATGCTGATAACGACGATTGAACTTAAAGCGTTCAGCGATGACTTGACCTTCTGGGGCGTAGTGGTCCTTCAGTACTTGCACTAGTTGGTCGTAAGTTTTCTGCTGTGGCTTTGACGGCAGCAACAAATCCTTGAGGGTCTTGTATGCTCGTTTTCCGATTTCAGTAATAAGGGCCGATGTCTTCAATGCGTTGTCTTCTATCCGAGTCACTTTCCAAAAATGCCCAAACCTCTCGATGTAGGATATGAAATCCTCATCTCCGCCTTCCACGTAGGGCTCAAATTCCCAGAACTTTGACATCACGCAGGCCGCCGTTCCTTTTTGGATGCCCTCCTTCGTGATGCTGCATTACTTGTTTGAGCATGTTATGGCGGGCATCATTCCAGCCCGCCATAAGCATGTGTCGTCGCGCGTTGTGGTGGGTGTCGCCATCCTCGTCACCATTTTCTGTTGTATCCCCTCCAAGGATCAGGCCAAGCGTCGGGCGGAAAAGAACTGTCTTTATTCAAAACTGTCAGTTTAAGTAGTCAACCAGTGGCGCTGCTTGCGCCGCTTATCACACTGAGCATCACACGCATGCTTTGCGTCGCGCGATAACAACTGTTCGAACATGATATCACAAATACGAGGCACATCTATGGTATCGGTTACTGATGGACTGAGGACGTCTCCAATGTGTTGACGGATGTCGCGCGATGGGTCTCTAAAGGT
This portion of the Ornithodoros turicata isolate Travis chromosome 3, ASM3712646v1, whole genome shotgun sequence genome encodes:
- the LOC135390043 gene encoding uncharacterized protein LOC135390043 isoform X3 gives rise to the protein MSKFWEFEPYVEGGDEDFISYIERFGHFWKVTRIEDNALKTSALITEIGKRAYKTLKDLLLPSKPQQKTYDQLVQVLKDHYAPEGQVIAERFKFNRRYQHEGLKNPGIQAGLLKNRDLKFTSACDFAKSVELAEEESKVFQPAAAGASSNEAVNAVKKSSKKTATSSQISCPRTESSTRTYLPTTLHQTGQRNVSSRQ
- the LOC135390043 gene encoding uncharacterized protein LOC135390043 isoform X1 is translated as MSKFWEFEPYVEGGDEDFISYIERFGHFWKVTRIEDNALKTSALITEIGKRAYKTLKDLLLPSKPQQKTYDQLVQVLKDHYAPEGQVIAERFKFNRRYQHEGESVSTFAVELKHLAAKCDFGAFLDDSLRDRFVAGLKNPGIQAGLLKNRDLKFTSACDFAKSVELAEEESKVFQPAAAGASSNEAVNAVKKSSKKTATSSQISCPRTESSTRTYLPTTLHQTGQRNVSSRQ
- the LOC135390043 gene encoding uncharacterized protein LOC135390043 isoform X2; translation: MSKFWEFEPYVEGGDEDFISYIERFGHFWKVTRIEDNALKTSALITEIGKRAYKTLKDLLLPSKPQQKTYDQLVQVLKDHYAPEGQVIAERFKFNRRYQHEGESVSTFAVELKHLAAKCDFGAFLDDSLRDRFVAGLKNPGIQAGLLKNRDLKFTSACDFAKSVELAEEESKVFQPAAAGASSNEAVNAVKKSSKKTATPHVCKGGCCYFLPIGTNGSIAREPM